In a genomic window of Flavobacterium sp. KACC 22761:
- a CDS encoding superoxide dismutase — MKRNITRFGILASFFVLFSCNDGNKLTEVVEVPLPTKEEKITIGTPDQVTIDPGSFGLTKLSFGYDGLAPDIRSLTLESHYSKHYVTFTNNLNKEIVATEYENMPIEDILKKMDLSNAKLRQNAGGYYNHTLYFNVLTPKEQTPKDTLSGSINKEFGSFNNLTNQFKTQAEKQFGSGWVWLVVDRYGKLQITTTDNQDNPLMKNALIPGTPILGIDLWEHAYYLDYQNRKGSYIDAFYKHINWEKVNENYVEALKKVKKV; from the coding sequence ATGAAGAGAAACATTACTCGTTTTGGCATTTTAGCTTCATTTTTTGTATTATTTTCTTGTAATGACGGTAATAAACTTACTGAAGTTGTTGAAGTTCCGCTGCCAACTAAAGAAGAAAAAATTACTATCGGGACTCCAGATCAGGTGACTATAGATCCGGGCTCCTTTGGACTTACAAAACTGTCATTTGGTTATGACGGTTTAGCACCAGATATTCGTTCGCTAACTCTAGAATCACATTATTCTAAACACTATGTTACGTTCACGAATAATTTAAACAAAGAAATCGTTGCGACTGAGTATGAAAATATGCCAATCGAAGATATTCTGAAGAAAATGGATCTTAGCAATGCGAAGCTTCGTCAAAATGCTGGAGGTTATTATAATCATACATTATATTTTAATGTGCTTACTCCAAAAGAGCAGACTCCAAAAGATACACTTTCAGGATCGATTAATAAGGAATTTGGCTCATTCAACAATTTGACAAACCAATTTAAAACACAGGCTGAAAAACAATTTGGTTCTGGCTGGGTATGGCTGGTCGTTGATCGTTATGGCAAATTGCAAATTACCACAACAGACAATCAGGACAATCCTTTAATGAAAAATGCTTTGATTCCCGGAACTCCAATTTTAGGAATTGATTTGTGGGAACACGCTTATTATTTGGACTACCAAAACAGAAAAGGAAGTTATATTGATGCTTTTTACAAACATATAAATTGGGAAAAAGTAAACGAAAATTACGTCGAGGCTTTGAAGAAAGTCAAAAAAGTATAA
- a CDS encoding acyl-CoA-binding protein — MTEKDLDTRFSEAVKTAMQMTQASLPQDVQLRLYAYYKQATFGTAVYNQSQNFDLRDAFKTNAWMQISHISIEEAKENYIEIINSLTSK; from the coding sequence ATGACTGAAAAAGATTTAGATACACGCTTTTCAGAGGCTGTTAAAACTGCCATGCAAATGACTCAAGCCTCGCTGCCACAAGATGTGCAGTTAAGGCTTTATGCATATTACAAACAAGCTACATTTGGAACAGCAGTTTACAATCAGTCGCAAAATTTTGATTTGAGGGACGCCTTCAAAACAAATGCTTGGATGCAAATTAGTCATATTTCTATTGAAGAAGCAAAAGAAAATTATATCGAAATCATCAATTCACTAACATCAAAATAA